A single window of Halobacterium jilantaiense DNA harbors:
- a CDS encoding nuclear transport factor 2 family protein, with translation MSHRELAREYYDAVDDGRVDDLLALFADDVTYERPGQSSIDGKDDLAAFYREDRALEGEHEIHHVVVGGDRVAVRGTFSGEQAGEPVEFGFADFHFVEDGTIAERHTYTDRDTV, from the coding sequence ATGTCCCACCGAGAACTCGCCCGGGAGTACTACGACGCCGTCGACGACGGCCGCGTCGACGACCTGCTCGCGCTGTTCGCCGACGACGTGACCTACGAGCGGCCCGGCCAGTCCAGCATCGACGGCAAGGACGACCTCGCGGCGTTCTACCGCGAGGACCGCGCTCTGGAGGGCGAACACGAGATTCACCACGTCGTCGTCGGCGGCGACCGGGTCGCCGTCCGCGGCACGTTCTCGGGCGAACAGGCCGGCGAGCCGGTCGAGTTCGGGTTCGCGGACTTCCACTTCGTCGAGGACGGCACGATTGCCGAACGCCACACGTACACCGACCGCGACACGGTCTGA
- a CDS encoding DUF5788 family protein, which translates to MREFERKQLIERVDRESATVGASIPDEVDVQGERLELADFVFEVKRHDRVPDDLRSEVSQAKRLLRRERKERRERIEEGDISREEGEREAEVVIGLDRALHALENLGPTNIEAEAEAQERADKKRWFSFLQDALGRDDNEGVRR; encoded by the coding sequence ATGCGCGAGTTCGAGCGGAAGCAGCTCATAGAGCGCGTCGATCGGGAGTCGGCGACGGTGGGAGCGTCGATTCCCGACGAGGTCGACGTGCAGGGCGAGCGCCTGGAGTTGGCCGACTTCGTCTTCGAGGTGAAACGCCACGACCGGGTGCCCGACGACCTCCGGAGCGAAGTGAGCCAAGCCAAGCGGCTGCTCCGGCGGGAACGGAAGGAACGCCGGGAGCGCATCGAGGAGGGAGACATCTCACGCGAGGAGGGCGAACGGGAGGCCGAGGTGGTCATCGGGCTGGACCGGGCGCTCCACGCCCTGGAGAACCTGGGGCCGACGAACATCGAGGCCGAAGCGGAGGCCCAGGAGCGCGCGGACAAGAAGCGCTGGTTCTCCTTCCTGCAGGACGCGCTCGGGAGAGACGACAACGAGGGAGTTCGCCGGTGA
- a CDS encoding pyridoxal phosphate-dependent aminotransferase, protein MEYEEPLFFRVMKYAADADRDVVDMVSGNPDWGSPPAVSEGLHAYADTGGDDFQYPPSEGLRELREEIAARRGVDVSQVVVTNGGGGANYLAMGRALERGTGDEIVMTDPVYPYYPGKTTMLGGTQRFVVADDEGHIDPADVREVASEDTACIVVNTPNNPTGAVYPEETMAELVAIAEDNDAILVSDEVYDHFDFSGEFTSALEYDSPHRIVTNSFSKSLAITGFRVGYAIADERHAEPMKSRHMLTSVAGSRPSQAAVLHALRNTDPDYYEDTRALLRERIAAFTEALDAAGAEYTTPEGSFYVMARFPGFPGTLENVYELIDEAGVAGMPGAGFGESRTDWLRFALVTPRAQEAADRLADYFA, encoded by the coding sequence ATGGAGTACGAGGAGCCGCTGTTCTTCCGCGTGATGAAGTACGCGGCCGACGCAGACCGCGACGTCGTCGACATGGTCTCGGGGAACCCGGACTGGGGGTCACCGCCGGCGGTCAGTGAGGGCCTGCACGCCTACGCCGACACCGGAGGCGACGACTTCCAGTACCCGCCCAGCGAGGGGCTGCGGGAACTCCGCGAGGAGATTGCGGCCCGACGCGGCGTGGACGTGAGCCAGGTCGTCGTGACGAACGGCGGCGGCGGCGCGAACTACCTCGCGATGGGGCGCGCGCTGGAGCGCGGCACCGGCGACGAGATCGTCATGACCGACCCGGTCTACCCCTACTATCCGGGGAAGACGACGATGCTCGGCGGCACGCAGCGCTTCGTCGTCGCGGACGACGAGGGCCACATCGACCCCGCGGACGTCCGCGAGGTCGCCAGCGAGGACACCGCCTGCATCGTCGTGAACACGCCGAACAACCCCACGGGCGCGGTCTACCCGGAGGAGACGATGGCGGAACTGGTCGCCATCGCGGAGGACAACGACGCCATCCTCGTCAGCGACGAGGTGTACGACCACTTCGACTTCTCCGGCGAGTTCACGAGCGCGCTGGAGTACGACTCGCCGCACCGCATCGTCACGAACTCGTTCTCGAAGTCGCTCGCGATCACGGGGTTCAGGGTCGGGTACGCCATCGCCGACGAGCGCCACGCCGAGCCGATGAAGTCTCGGCACATGCTCACGAGTGTGGCTGGCAGCCGGCCGTCGCAGGCCGCCGTCCTGCACGCGCTCCGGAACACCGACCCCGACTACTACGAGGACACCCGGGCGCTCCTCCGGGAGCGCATCGCCGCGTTCACCGAGGCACTCGACGCCGCGGGCGCTGAGTACACGACGCCAGAGGGTTCGTTCTACGTGATGGCGCGGTTCCCCGGCTTCCCGGGCACCCTGGAGAACGTCTACGAACTCATCGACGAGGCGGGCGTCGCGGGGATGCCGGGCGCTGGCTTCGGCGAGTCGCGGACCGACTGGCTGCGGTTCGCGCTCGTCACGCCCCGTGCCCAGGAGGCCGCCGACCGCCTCGCCGACTACTTCGCCTGA
- a CDS encoding DUF7565 family protein, with the protein MPGWECAIVGCGSTFGSVEALLAHQVTDHETHECEVCGDTVPEGYFAVKHVLEDHTRAEYVRFYDGDAAAIREREEVLEAVGDALDPSVLEDLLSDERADVLDTTDPTPVTTS; encoded by the coding sequence ATGCCCGGGTGGGAGTGCGCGATTGTCGGCTGTGGGTCGACCTTCGGTAGCGTCGAAGCACTGCTGGCACACCAGGTGACTGACCACGAGACCCACGAGTGCGAGGTCTGTGGCGACACCGTCCCGGAGGGCTACTTCGCCGTCAAGCACGTCCTCGAAGACCACACGCGCGCCGAGTACGTCCGCTTCTACGACGGCGACGCCGCCGCCATCCGCGAACGCGAGGAGGTCCTCGAAGCCGTCGGCGACGCCCTCGACCCCAGCGTCCTCGAAGACCTGCTCAGCGACGAGCGGGCCGACGTCCTCGACACCACCGACCCTACCCCCGTCACCACGAGCTGA
- a CDS encoding acyl-CoA dehydrogenase family protein, translated as MSFELLSEDVVPEHAQDVKQDARDFAAEHIAPNAEEFYRTGDYPRDILEAGMDAGLVAQDISEEYGGRGLDLTQMLAIAEEFFRADAGIALTLQLASFGAELMQEYGSEQQKEEFLRPVAENEQITGLAVSEPDIGSDLAGMHTTAEKDGDEYVLNGEKYWIGNGVEADWVTVYAKTGDTDDRYMNYSLFAVPTDTDGYDAEHIPEKMGMRASKQAHIVFDDCRIPEENLIGSEGAGFMMLTDFFNHGRVVVSGHGLGLAAAAFEEAWDFVHDREGFGRNVSDFQAVQHGLADMRLEFESARALAYRAAEKVEAYDQPGLWAAMAKTKATEVATANAEQGMQFHGGRSNLTDRRIARVYRDVRIPVIYEGANEIQRNLIYRQSAE; from the coding sequence ATGAGCTTCGAGTTGCTCTCCGAGGACGTCGTTCCCGAACACGCCCAGGACGTGAAACAGGACGCCCGAGACTTCGCGGCCGAACACATCGCGCCGAACGCCGAGGAGTTCTACCGGACCGGCGACTACCCGCGAGACATCCTGGAGGCGGGGATGGACGCCGGTCTGGTCGCCCAGGACATCAGCGAAGAGTACGGCGGCCGTGGTCTCGACCTGACCCAGATGCTCGCCATCGCCGAGGAGTTCTTCCGCGCGGACGCCGGCATCGCGCTGACGCTCCAGCTCGCGAGCTTCGGAGCCGAACTCATGCAGGAGTACGGCAGCGAACAGCAGAAAGAGGAGTTCCTCCGTCCGGTCGCCGAGAACGAACAGATCACCGGACTCGCGGTCTCCGAGCCCGACATCGGCTCCGACCTCGCCGGCATGCACACGACCGCGGAGAAGGACGGCGACGAGTACGTCCTGAACGGCGAGAAGTACTGGATCGGGAACGGCGTCGAGGCCGACTGGGTCACGGTCTACGCGAAGACCGGCGACACCGACGACCGCTACATGAACTACTCGCTGTTCGCCGTGCCGACCGACACCGACGGCTACGACGCCGAACACATCCCGGAGAAGATGGGGATGCGCGCGTCGAAGCAGGCACACATCGTCTTCGACGACTGCCGCATCCCGGAGGAGAACCTCATCGGGAGCGAGGGCGCGGGCTTCATGATGCTCACCGACTTCTTCAACCACGGTCGCGTCGTGGTCTCCGGTCACGGGCTGGGGCTGGCCGCCGCCGCCTTCGAGGAGGCGTGGGACTTCGTCCACGACCGCGAAGGGTTCGGGCGGAACGTCTCGGACTTCCAGGCCGTCCAGCACGGTCTCGCTGACATGCGTCTGGAGTTCGAGTCGGCGCGCGCGCTCGCGTACCGGGCCGCCGAGAAGGTCGAGGCCTACGACCAGCCCGGGCTCTGGGCGGCGATGGCGAAGACGAAGGCGACGGAGGTCGCCACGGCGAACGCCGAGCAGGGCATGCAGTTCCACGGCGGCCGCTCGAATCTCACCGACCGCCGCATCGCGCGGGTCTACCGAGACGTCCGCATCCCGGTCATCTACGAGGGCGCAAACGAGATTCAGCGCAACCTCATCTACCGGCAGTCGGCTGAGTGA
- a CDS encoding ArsA family ATPase, with amino-acid sequence MDEIEVEAVDSLDPGVETDTAEYVLYGGKGGVGKTTMAAATALASASDGTNTLVVSTDPAHSLSDTLEADIPSRPHRIREDVPLWAVEIDPDDALDQAGMFGQDGGLSGGLESLLGGGMPGMGGESGPGAAAGAGSAGAAGEDESAAMMPGADEAAAMQLLLEYLDDERFDRVVVDTAPTGHTLRLLELPEVMDSMVGKLMQFRERMGGMLDGLTGMFGGDDDADAEQAMGDLDDVKERVERLRAVLTDPERTDFRVVLVPEELSVSESNRLVARLGEYGVPVNTVVVNRVMEPLADVTDVPADAFVAPNHEDCEFCARRWDVQQQALAEAQDLFRGHDVKRVPLLAEEVRGERPLRVVAACLE; translated from the coding sequence ATGGACGAAATCGAGGTCGAGGCGGTCGATTCTCTCGACCCGGGCGTCGAGACGGACACCGCGGAGTACGTGCTGTACGGCGGGAAGGGCGGCGTCGGGAAGACGACGATGGCGGCAGCCACCGCGCTCGCGTCCGCGAGCGACGGCACGAACACGCTCGTCGTCTCCACCGACCCCGCGCACTCGCTGTCGGACACTCTCGAAGCCGACATTCCGAGTCGGCCCCACCGAATCCGGGAGGACGTGCCGCTGTGGGCGGTCGAAATCGACCCAGACGACGCGCTCGACCAGGCCGGCATGTTCGGACAGGACGGCGGGCTCTCCGGCGGTCTGGAGTCGCTGCTCGGCGGCGGGATGCCCGGAATGGGCGGCGAGAGCGGACCCGGGGCGGCCGCCGGTGCGGGCAGCGCGGGTGCCGCGGGCGAAGACGAGAGCGCGGCGATGATGCCGGGTGCCGACGAGGCGGCCGCGATGCAGTTGCTCCTGGAGTACCTCGACGACGAGCGCTTCGACCGCGTCGTCGTCGACACCGCGCCGACCGGCCACACGCTCCGGCTGCTGGAACTCCCCGAGGTGATGGACTCGATGGTGGGGAAGCTGATGCAGTTCCGCGAGCGCATGGGCGGGATGCTCGACGGACTGACGGGGATGTTCGGTGGGGACGACGACGCGGACGCCGAGCAGGCGATGGGCGACCTCGACGACGTCAAGGAGCGCGTCGAACGCCTCCGCGCCGTCCTCACTGACCCCGAGCGCACCGACTTCCGGGTCGTCCTCGTGCCCGAGGAGCTCTCCGTCTCCGAGTCGAACCGGCTCGTCGCGCGCCTCGGCGAGTACGGCGTCCCCGTCAACACCGTCGTCGTGAACCGCGTGATGGAGCCGCTGGCGGACGTCACCGACGTTCCCGCCGACGCCTTCGTCGCGCCAAACCACGAGGACTGCGAGTTCTGCGCGCGGCGCTGGGACGTCCAGCAGCAGGCGCTCGCCGAGGCCCAAGACCTGTTCCGGGGCCACGACGTCAAGCGCGTGCCACTGCTCGCCGAGGAAGTCAGGGGCGAGCGGCCGCTGCGCGTCGTCGCCGCCTGCCTGGAGTGA
- a CDS encoding CinA family protein: MREYADDPPVEETVGDALRDAGHTVATAESCTGGLIGSLLTDVPGSSDYFDRSYVTYAYDAKLDHGVTREALDDHGAVSEPVARQMARGVRDQAGTTWGVATTGVAGPDGGSAETPVGTVYVGVAYAGNWGSGDSYAAVTRRELDGDRLAIKEQIARTALQLLAGELESVT, translated from the coding sequence ATGCGCGAGTACGCCGACGACCCGCCGGTCGAGGAGACGGTCGGGGACGCGCTCCGGGACGCCGGCCACACGGTCGCCACTGCCGAATCGTGTACCGGCGGCCTGATTGGCTCGCTGCTCACCGACGTGCCGGGCTCCTCAGACTACTTCGACCGGAGCTACGTCACGTACGCCTACGACGCGAAACTCGACCACGGTGTCACCCGCGAAGCGCTCGACGACCACGGCGCGGTCAGCGAACCGGTCGCCCGCCAGATGGCGCGAGGTGTCCGCGACCAGGCCGGCACGACGTGGGGCGTCGCCACCACCGGCGTCGCGGGACCGGACGGCGGCAGCGCGGAGACGCCCGTCGGCACGGTCTACGTCGGCGTCGCGTACGCCGGGAACTGGGGCAGCGGGGACTCCTACGCCGCGGTCACGCGCCGCGAGCTCGACGGTGACCGACTGGCAATCAAGGAGCAGATTGCCCGAACTGCCCTGCAACTACTCGCGGGGGAACTCGAAAGCGTCACGTAA
- a CDS encoding PHP-associated domain-containing protein, with protein sequence MPTTRVDLHVKVLDDDAVRQAKSAGVDVLVYAPHFTRLPDIRERAAAYSDDDLLVVPAREIFTGSYRDRKHVLAVGLDSPVPDFVTLDGALTELDRQNAAVLAPHPGFLTVSLTPADVEAYRGRLAAVETYNPKLLPHHDRRARRLADVHDLPEFGSSYAHLSNTVGDVWTAFDAEIESEADLVDALQSGVSRSVEHRNGPGHRQRRLAEKLHLVYENTWEKVDRLLLSGMEPTHPRHIAYDGRFDDVAVY encoded by the coding sequence GTGCCGACGACTCGTGTCGACCTCCACGTGAAAGTGCTGGACGACGACGCCGTCCGTCAGGCGAAGTCAGCCGGCGTCGACGTGCTCGTGTACGCCCCGCACTTCACGCGCCTGCCCGACATCCGCGAGCGGGCGGCCGCCTACAGCGACGACGACCTCCTCGTGGTGCCGGCCCGCGAGATTTTCACCGGCTCGTACCGCGACCGCAAACACGTCCTCGCGGTCGGCCTCGACTCGCCGGTTCCGGACTTCGTCACGCTGGACGGCGCGCTGACCGAGCTCGACCGCCAGAACGCCGCCGTACTGGCACCCCACCCGGGGTTCCTGACGGTGAGCCTGACGCCCGCCGACGTCGAGGCGTACCGCGGCCGCCTGGCCGCCGTCGAGACGTACAACCCGAAACTCCTCCCGCACCACGACCGGCGCGCCCGCCGGCTGGCCGACGTCCACGACCTCCCCGAGTTCGGGTCGTCGTACGCCCACCTCTCGAACACGGTCGGCGACGTCTGGACCGCGTTCGACGCCGAAATCGAGAGCGAGGCCGACCTCGTCGACGCGCTCCAGTCCGGCGTGAGCCGGAGCGTCGAACACCGGAACGGCCCCGGTCACCGGCAGCGTCGTCTCGCGGAGAAACTCCACCTCGTCTACGAGAACACCTGGGAGAAAGTCGACCGCTTGTTGCTCTCGGGGATGGAGCCCACCCACCCCCGTCACATCGCGTACGACGGCCGGTTCGACGATGTCGCCGTCTACTAG
- a CDS encoding metal-dependent hydrolase, with the protein MNKGDHVLNGILLAVGLGYVLHPDGGLETFETIAATLVPVVLGTLFPDVDTDFGKHRKTLHSLPVLAVLYAFPFYFGNLQWVWVGVLSHYVLDVVGSRRGIALFYPLSDQEYGLPVGVTTSSKWATTVTVVITILELAVVAAVLYLAPQVIPMETVETFL; encoded by the coding sequence ATGAACAAAGGCGACCACGTTCTCAACGGCATCCTGCTCGCCGTGGGCCTCGGCTACGTCCTCCACCCGGACGGCGGACTGGAGACGTTCGAGACCATCGCGGCGACGCTCGTGCCGGTCGTCCTCGGCACGCTGTTCCCCGACGTCGACACCGACTTCGGGAAACACCGCAAGACCCTCCACAGCCTCCCGGTCCTCGCCGTCCTCTACGCGTTCCCGTTCTACTTCGGGAACCTCCAGTGGGTGTGGGTCGGCGTACTCAGCCACTACGTCCTCGACGTGGTCGGCAGCAGACGCGGCATCGCGCTGTTCTACCCGCTCTCCGACCAGGAGTACGGACTGCCCGTGGGCGTCACCACGTCCTCGAAGTGGGCGACCACGGTCACGGTCGTAATCACCATTCTGGAGCTGGCGGTCGTCGCCGCCGTGCTCTACCTGGCACCTCAGGTCATCCCGATGGAGACCGTCGAGACCTTCCTCTGA
- a CDS encoding rhomboid family intramembrane serine protease — protein sequence MATCDRCGTQEPMPYQCRLCGGTYCSDHRLPENHECPGLDNWGDPDGVFDSGFDDSVDDRGGGGRSRGGGGVADALSIDTGPGSTLAYFRGNLSFLFLALMWTTFVVQYAVAPLLGVAQGSPAWYNIFTVNTAHPEYVWTWLVSVFSHGGFTHIVFNSIVLYFFGPVVEDRIGSRKFAALFLAAGVLAGLAQVGASIVVNPDVLGLPLIGLPSQSAVLGASGAISGLMGVLTVLNPNLRIYLYFIIPVPLWVATALFAGYAILMSGAGGIGAGGVAQLAHLAGLGIGLAYGAKLKRDGARAPKQIQFGGGGPGGPGGGMGGPGRRR from the coding sequence ATGGCGACGTGTGACAGGTGTGGCACGCAGGAACCGATGCCATACCAGTGTCGGCTCTGTGGCGGCACCTACTGCTCCGACCACCGGCTGCCGGAGAACCACGAGTGTCCCGGCCTGGACAACTGGGGGGACCCGGACGGCGTCTTCGACAGCGGGTTCGACGACAGCGTCGACGACCGCGGGGGTGGCGGCCGCTCCCGTGGTGGTGGGGGTGTCGCCGACGCGCTCTCCATAGACACTGGACCGGGAAGCACGCTCGCGTACTTCCGCGGGAACCTCTCGTTCCTCTTCCTCGCGCTGATGTGGACGACGTTCGTCGTCCAGTACGCCGTCGCGCCGCTGCTCGGTGTGGCCCAGGGCAGCCCGGCGTGGTACAACATCTTCACCGTGAACACCGCACACCCCGAGTACGTCTGGACGTGGCTGGTGTCGGTGTTCTCCCACGGCGGGTTCACGCACATCGTGTTCAACAGCATCGTGCTGTACTTCTTCGGGCCGGTCGTCGAGGACCGCATCGGCTCGCGGAAGTTCGCCGCGCTGTTCCTCGCGGCCGGCGTCCTCGCCGGACTCGCGCAGGTCGGCGCGAGCATTGTGGTGAACCCCGACGTGCTCGGGCTCCCTCTCATCGGGCTGCCGAGTCAGTCCGCCGTCCTCGGCGCGAGCGGCGCGATATCGGGGCTGATGGGTGTTCTCACGGTTCTGAACCCGAACCTCAGAATCTACCTCTACTTCATTATCCCGGTGCCCCTGTGGGTCGCGACGGCGCTGTTCGCTGGGTACGCAATCCTGATGTCGGGCGCGGGCGGCATCGGCGCGGGCGGCGTCGCGCAGCTCGCGCACCTCGCCGGCCTCGGCATCGGGCTGGCGTACGGCGCGAAACTCAAGCGAGACGGAGCGCGCGCGCCCAAGCAAATCCAGTTCGGCGGCGGTGGCCCGGGCGGCCCCGGCGGCGGGATGGGCGGGCCGGGACGCCGGCGCTGA
- a CDS encoding SDR family oxidoreductase has product MQKVALVTGCSSGVGAATARALRREEWTVVATARDTDDLAALAAETGCETAELDVTKPAQCRNVVDSVVDEHGRLDCLVNNAGYAQLGPLEDVPPRELHRQFDVNVYGPHRLIRAALPHMREREDGTIVNVSSVSGRVATPGMGAYNGSKFALEGMSDALRNEVAEYGVDVALVEPGPVDTGFQDRAESSMDSLDPSGAYERVYSWFEDASAVNGLGSVQPDEVAEVVVEAAVSPDPAARYPVAQAGRVGVLARFLPDGVLDYGYRAMLKWLT; this is encoded by the coding sequence ATGCAGAAGGTCGCACTCGTGACTGGGTGTTCCTCGGGCGTCGGCGCGGCGACCGCTCGCGCGCTCCGCCGCGAGGAGTGGACGGTCGTCGCGACGGCGAGAGACACGGACGACCTCGCAGCCCTCGCTGCCGAGACGGGCTGCGAGACGGCCGAACTGGACGTGACGAAGCCCGCCCAGTGCAGGAACGTCGTCGACAGCGTCGTCGACGAGCACGGCCGGCTGGACTGTCTGGTGAACAACGCCGGCTACGCGCAACTCGGCCCGCTGGAGGACGTGCCGCCGCGGGAACTCCACCGTCAGTTCGACGTGAACGTCTACGGCCCGCACCGGCTGATTCGGGCCGCCCTGCCGCACATGCGGGAGCGCGAGGACGGCACCATCGTGAACGTCTCCAGCGTCTCGGGGCGGGTGGCGACGCCCGGCATGGGCGCGTACAACGGCTCGAAGTTCGCGCTGGAAGGGATGAGCGACGCGCTCCGCAACGAAGTCGCGGAGTACGGCGTCGACGTGGCGCTCGTCGAACCCGGGCCCGTCGACACCGGCTTCCAGGACCGCGCGGAGTCCTCGATGGACAGCCTCGACCCCAGCGGTGCCTACGAGCGCGTCTACTCGTGGTTCGAGGACGCGAGCGCGGTCAACGGACTGGGGTCCGTGCAGCCCGACGAGGTCGCAGAAGTCGTGGTCGAAGCGGCCGTCAGCCCCGACCCGGCGGCCCGCTACCCGGTGGCGCAGGCCGGCCGCGTCGGCGTCCTCGCGCGCTTCCTCCCCGACGGCGTCCTCGACTACGGCTACCGCGCGATGCTGAAGTGGCTGACCTGA
- a CDS encoding endonuclease V: MDVVRPEFLPTAGLSREEMESMQRDIASAAEFTDRHSLDPASVALSETPTDRETADGSGAGTEQATFASGDADGPVVVGVDQAFRDDESVSAAVAIRDGDLVERAAGRAPLALPYIPGLLSFREGSAIVDALASLSVDPDLLVFDGSGRIHFRQAGLAAHLGVVFDTPAVGVAKNLLCGTPAESLDDPLPAGTRVAIEADDSMDAPDGTVVGYAVQTRQYPNPETRHVNPLYVSPGHRVSAASTADFVEATCTGYKLPAPTRLADRYADDLR, translated from the coding sequence ATGGACGTCGTCCGCCCCGAGTTCCTGCCGACGGCCGGCCTGAGCCGCGAGGAGATGGAATCGATGCAGCGCGACATCGCGAGCGCTGCGGAGTTCACCGACAGGCACAGCCTCGACCCGGCGAGCGTCGCGCTCTCGGAGACGCCGACCGACCGCGAGACGGCGGACGGCTCCGGCGCGGGAACCGAGCAGGCGACGTTCGCGAGCGGCGACGCCGACGGGCCGGTCGTCGTCGGCGTCGACCAGGCGTTCCGGGACGACGAGTCCGTGAGCGCCGCCGTCGCGATTCGGGACGGCGACCTCGTCGAGCGGGCGGCGGGCCGGGCTCCCTTAGCCCTCCCCTACATTCCGGGCCTGTTGTCGTTCCGGGAGGGCAGCGCAATCGTGGACGCGCTCGCGTCGCTGTCCGTCGACCCCGACCTGCTCGTCTTCGACGGCAGCGGCCGCATCCACTTCCGGCAGGCGGGCCTGGCGGCCCATCTGGGCGTCGTGTTCGACACTCCGGCGGTCGGCGTCGCGAAGAACCTGCTCTGCGGGACGCCGGCCGAATCGCTCGACGACCCGCTGCCGGCGGGCACTCGGGTCGCAATCGAGGCCGACGACTCGATGGACGCGCCCGACGGCACGGTCGTCGGGTACGCAGTCCAGACCCGGCAGTACCCCAACCCCGAGACCAGACACGTCAATCCGCTCTACGTCAGCCCCGGGCACCGAGTGAGCGCGGCGTCCACTGCCGATTTCGTCGAGGCGACCTGCACGGGGTACAAGCTCCCCGCGCCCACTCGGCTGGCCGACCGGTACGCCGACGACCTCCGGTGA